One segment of Syngnathus typhle isolate RoL2023-S1 ecotype Sweden linkage group LG9, RoL_Styp_1.0, whole genome shotgun sequence DNA contains the following:
- the LOC133159687 gene encoding titin-like isoform X9, which produces MNHRYLWMFLFSSFVSVASSPDSARHLEYVLKGQEINFLPSIPGKPDLVGWIHDGIDVVWFDLQMGKDVFPPYEDRITLEQESARLTIKDATYEDSGNYDLKLMINDQHHRLKYRIEVIDKVDQPHISCVLTSPNRVLLVCSTESKHPDLLEFKWSSDGKEHAGPNLQINVRGKHDDRVYRCDVSNPLTKETANFTAGDCFLEPFKKTKKRIRRSPCNTPDVSQDLKYVLKGQEINLKPPIPEKPDLIIWFYHDGRGVVLFDDKGELNFPSYEDRIILNHSTAELTINNATYEDSGNYTLSWKINNEECRLKYPVEVIDKVTKPNISCEMVNLKQAFLECLTEGKSDPLLKFNWRSQGTEQTGPILKINLSDEQHVYHCDVSNPLTNETASFLAKDCFLNAPSPDSARHLEYVLKGKEINFPPSIPGKPDLVRWMHDGRDVVTFDPQTGKEDVSPSYKDRITLEKESARLIIKNATYEDSGNYDLKFRINDKHDPLKYRIEVIDNVTKPNISCEMVNLKQAFLECLTEGKSDPLLKFKWRSQGTEQTCPILKINLSNEQYVYHCDVSNPLTNETASFLAKDCFLNNKLNSTDWIYYVIVVCLVIGFIAGYLFRTKWQCSEPFEIIRAKCFETTEVASPSAAMEMKPLVTLSTNQTRKRNLGSERLKNIPAKDFEKRETTEVASPSAPKEMIPPVRRHTM; this is translated from the exons ATGAATCACAGATATCTATGGATGTTTTTATTCAGCAGTTTCGTTTCGG TTGCCTCTTCCCCAGATTCTGCACGGCATCTGGAATATGTGCTCAAGGGCCAAGAGATAAACTTTCTGCCGTCTATCCCCGGAAAACCCGATCTAGTCGGGTGGATACATGATGGTATAGATGTGGTGTGGTTCGATCTGCAGATGGGCAAAGATGTTTTTCCTCCCTACGAGGACAGGATCACTCTGGAGCAAGAATCTGCAAGGCTCACCATCAAAGATGCCACATATGAAGACAGCGGAAACTATGACTTAAAGTTGATGATAAATGACCAGCATCATCGTTTAAAATACAGAATTGAGGTTATAG ACAAAGTAGACCAACCACACATATCGTGTGTGTTGACCAGCCCAAACAGAGTGTTGCTCGTTTGCTCAACAGAATCCAAACATCCTGATTTATTGGAGTTTAAGTGGAGCTCAGATGGGAAGGAGCATGCAGGCCCAAACTTGCAAATAAATGTGAGGGGGAAACATGATGATCGAGTTTATCGTTGTGATGTGAGCAACCCTCTGACCAAGGAAACGGCCAATTTCACAGCTGGCGACTGCTTCCTAG AaccttttaaaaagacaaagaaaaggaTTCGAAGAAGTCCATGTAACACGCCTGACG TATCCCAGGATCTGAAATATGTACTCAAGGGTCAAGAGATAAACCTTAAACCACCCATCCCCGAAAAACCTGATCTAATTATTTGGTTCTATCATGATGGCCGAGGTGTGGTATTATTTGACGACAAGGGTGAATTAAATTTTCCCTCATACGAGGACAGGATCATTCTGAATCATAGTACTGCGGAACTCACCATCAACAACGCCACATATGAAGACAGCGGAAATTATACCTTAagctggaaaataaacaatgagGAATGTCGCTTAAAGTACCCAGTTGAGGTTATAG ACAAAGTAACCAAACCCAACATATCCTGTGAAATGGTCAACCTAAAGCAGGCATTCCTTGAGTGCTTAACAGAGGGCAAAAGTGATCCTTTGTTAAAATTTAATTGGCGCTCACAAGGAACCGAGCAAACGGGTccaattttgaaaataaatctcaGCGATGAACAACATGTTTATCACTGTGATGTGAGCAACCCCCTGACCAATGAAACGGCATCATTCCTCGCTAAGGACTGCTTCCTTA ATGCCCCTTCCCCAGATTCTGCACGGCATCTGGAATATGTGCTCAAGGGCAAAGAGATAAACTTTCCGCCGTCTATCCCCGGAAAACCTGATCTAGTCAGGTGGATGCATGATGGTAGAGATGTGGTGACGTTCGATCCGCAGACAGGCAAAGAAGATGTTTCTCCTTCCTACAAGGACAGGATCACTCTGGAGAAAGAATCTGCAAGGCTCATCATCAAAAATGCCACATATGAAGACAGCGGAAACTATGACTTAAAGTTCAGGATAAATGACAAGCATGATCCTTTAAAATACAGAATTGAGGTTATAG ACAATGTCACCAAACCCAACATATCCTGTGAAATGGTCAACCTAAAGCAGGCATTTCTTGAGTGCTTAACAGAGGGCAAAAGTGATCCTTTGTTAAAATTTAAGTGGCGCTCACAGGGAACCGAGCAAACGTGTccaattttgaaaataaatctcaGCAATGAACAATATGTTTATCACTGTGATGTGAGCAACCCCCTGACCAATGAAACGGCTTCATTCCTCGCTAAGGACTGCTTCCTTA ACAACAAACTGAACTCTACAGATTGGATATATTATGTAATCGTTGTGTGCCTTGTAATCGGCTTCATTGCAGGATACCTTTTTCGCACAAAATGGCAATGTTCAG AACCTTTTGAAATTATACGagcaaaatgttttgaaactACAGAG GTCGCAAGTCCCAGTGCGGCCATGGAAATGAAACCCTTAGTGACACTCAGCACCAATCAGACAAGAAAACGAAACCTTGGCTCAG AACGTTTGAAAAATATACCAGCAAAAGATTTTGAAAAACGAGAAACTACAGAG GTCGCAAGTCCCAGTGCGCCTAAAGAAATGATACCCCCAGTGAGACGCCACACAATGTAA